In Deltaproteobacteria bacterium, the genomic window CGCGCTCCTTGGCGGCAGCCTCGGCGGCGGCGTCGCGCGCGCCGAACAAAAAGTCCGACGTTCCCGCCGCCTCCGCGGCCGGGCGCATTGGACGAATCGGCACACCGCGCGGCACGAGCCCCCGACTCTGCGCGAAACGGATTGCGATGAAAACGACGAAGAGGGCGAAACCGACGATGAGGTAGTTGACGACGGCCGCGCGCACCGCCACGTCGAAGACCGTGACGGCGAGAACGAACACGACCGTCAGCACGGCGTCCAGAATCAGCAGGATGCGCAGCTCGCGGCCCTCGAAACGCATGATGCGCGGCAAGCTAACACAAACACACGCGAAGAAAAACGGCGCATCGCGCAAGCCCATGCGCCGCGCGGGTGGCGGGGCCGCTCGCTACATGCCGCAGCCGCCGGTGTCTTCGTCATTCGTCTCGCGGTGGACCGAAGCCGAGGTGGCCGACGTCGTAGGCTCAGCGTCGAGGTCGAGAAGCGACCAGTCCGTATCGTCCCAAGCGGGGTCGAAGGCTTCACCTTCCGCCTCGGCTTTCGCGTGATTGATCCACTCGCGAAGCATCATTTCGTTGACGTCCGGCGTCACCGAGGTCTTGGCCGTGAGCGTGGTCGGCACCGCGTCGTCGGGCATGGCCTGGCCGATCGGAATCGGCTCGACGCACTCCTCGTCGCGTTCCATGCACAGTTGCGGATACGTACAGGGGTTGCCCGAAGGCAGGCATAGGCCCGCGTTGCATTCCTCCGCGCCGTTGCAATAGCGTCCGTCATTTCCGCAAACCATTCCGTTCGCGATCGGCAGAAACTGTGCGAAACCGCCCTCCATCTCGCACGCCATGCAGCCGTTGCCCGGCAGTGTGTCGCCGATATCGACGCAGTTCCCGAGCCACGGGCGGCTCGTCGTGCCGCACGGGTTGGTGTAGCGGGCTGAGACGATACGAGACTCTCTATCAGACCGCGTTGAGGGTACGGCCCCCGCAACGAAGAATTCAGACAAATCGCTCGGATCGATCGATGCGGGCTCAGTCCAGTTCGCCGTCGGATCCTCGAACGACGTGAGCGAATAAAGCCGCCCGGAGGCGGTGAGAATTTCAACGTAACTTTTTCCATTCAAAGCGATCGCCCGGTAGTACTACTGTGTCATAAACATTTTCCCCCGCACCAAGGGCAGTGGGGGAGAGTATGCGTGAGAATACGTGCGCATTCAATGCGTATCGTCGCGATGGACGCGGGGTTGTGACGTTCTGACCGTATCGGGAGAGCCCCGTGGTCGAAAACTCTTGGGTAAGGGAGCCGCTTTGAGGAAGGCCAAAGGCTCTGGGGGGGAAAGCCTCGCGCGTTCGGCGGCGAGGAAGGCGTAGGCCGCGACGCATAGGACCCCATGATGATGGAACCCCCGCCATCCGCGACCCTCATAGTGATCGAGCCCGAGTTCCTGTTTCATTTCCTCGTGATCGCGTTCGATTCGCCAACGCAGCTTGATGAGACGGACGAGATCGTCGATCTCCGTCGTTTCCGGAGCGGTGGACAACCAGTATTTTGCGGGTTTTTTCTCGCGAGGGGGCCATTCAATCACCAACCACTCCCGCTCCCGGGGCTCGGCTTTCCAATAATCGCGATGCGCCGCCCGTACGCGAACGGCGGCGAATCGGGACGACATCGTTCCCCGGGTTCCTTCGCGCCAGCGAACGGTGCGCCATGCGTCGTCGCCCAACGACCGCGCCAAGGCCTCGGCCGATTCGGGGCGGTGCCCGGCGTCTCGCCTTAATAAACGTGGCGGGCGCCCGCGACCGGTCGACGGCTTCGCCGGCAGCGGCTCGATACCCGGCGGCCAGACGCGGGTCTCCGGGTTGATGCCGACGGCGTAACGCAAACCGCGAGCGCAAAGCGCCTCCCGAAACTCCGTCACATTCCCGTAACCCGCATCCGCCAACACCGGGGAGCGGGGAAGATCGTCGGCCAGAAGATCGTCAATCTGCGTCAAGGCGATCTCCCATTTCGTCCGGAATACAATGTCTGACGGCACCCCCGCGGCGTTGCGTCGCTTGTGGTCCTTCGCCCACGTCTCCGGCAAATAGAGCCGATAAGCCCCGGGGACGCTCATGACCGTGTTGGCCAGCGAGACCGTCACCGCCACCTGACAGTTCTCCTGTTTACCCAGAACCCCGCAGTACTGGCGGGACACCCCCGCCGAGTGCACGCCCTTCTTGGGCATTCCCGTATCATCCACGATCCAGGCGCCCACCGGGGCATGGCGCTCCATCAGCGGAAGGACATAGTCTCTCGCCACCCGAAGGACCTCGTCATCGCTCCATGCCGCACCCGAGATAAAATGGTGCATCGACTGATGACGAGCCGACACGTGACGCGGATCGAGTCGGGCCGCCATTGGCTCCACGCTCTTGCGTTCGCCCGGCAACAGCAAGCCCGCGAGGTAAGCCCGAAGCGGCTCTTCGCGGTCCCGATGTCCGATGACGCCGCTCAACCGCGCAACATACTCATCCCAACGACCGCCGGCGACACGCTTGGAATCAGCCATACCCCCAGCATGACGCGATCAAAACAGGAAGTCAAGTTTATGACACAGTAGTA contains:
- a CDS encoding IS701 family transposase, coding for MADSKRVAGGRWDEYVARLSGVIGHRDREEPLRAYLAGLLLPGERKSVEPMAARLDPRHVSARHQSMHHFISGAAWSDDEVLRVARDYVLPLMERHAPVGAWIVDDTGMPKKGVHSAGVSRQYCGVLGKQENCQVAVTVSLANTVMSVPGAYRLYLPETWAKDHKRRNAAGVPSDIVFRTKWEIALTQIDDLLADDLPRSPVLADAGYGNVTEFREALCARGLRYAVGINPETRVWPPGIEPLPAKPSTGRGRPPRLLRRDAGHRPESAEALARSLGDDAWRTVRWREGTRGTMSSRFAAVRVRAAHRDYWKAEPREREWLVIEWPPREKKPAKYWLSTAPETTEIDDLVRLIKLRWRIERDHEEMKQELGLDHYEGRGWRGFHHHGVLCVAAYAFLAAERARLSPPEPLAFLKAAPLPKSFRPRGSPDTVRTSQPRVHRDDTH